In one window of Hevea brasiliensis isolate MT/VB/25A 57/8 chromosome 10, ASM3005281v1, whole genome shotgun sequence DNA:
- the LOC110653770 gene encoding uncharacterized protein LOC110653770 isoform X2: protein MIIMDLKGISWVGNVYQKFEAMCLEVEEIMYQDTVKYVENQVQTVGSTVKKFYSDVMQDLLPPSTVDAAKDGVSDLPLELYADVGIYMKPKVAMKEDHVKIDNIEKLTEDPKMIIDNNAAHSPTFHRLSHVDNLFPLSQWDSPGVAPGQYGKGSLSNKSYMGTKKRCKRENMSLYEKSGAISPLDKDLIRASSFCEPSNENLGDCAEEAAKRYVEGCLSNKSYLGANKSSKREYVPPSEKSGGITPLDKDLTGGSSVHKFSNENHKASSDQKDKITNLGSVEVTGHDSIEESKNKIENASEQMPDIKTDGSSFDMVNLIESGMSKEMDMRPYSQCRALQEATDVCMNDELVSLEESCENGRVQRSEIACEEDFVSNSEMQIIQQVDKAKLEESCIMVNRDELHFTQNGGKSKSYKKKIQDVFSSRKKLTRKNEQLAIWPGGDSYPNQEESIKNSMSGLDINDARRSPTPDFCESEWEII from the exons ATGATCATTATGGATCTGAAGGGTATATCATGGGTTGGTAACGTCTACCAGAAGTTTGAAGCTATGTGCTTGGAGGTTGAAGAAATTATGTACCAG GACACAGTTAAATATGTTGAAAATCAGGTGCAGACAGTTGGTTCTACAGTGAAAAAATTCTATTCAGATGTAATGCAAGATTTGCTTCCTCCATCTACTGTGGACGCTGCCAAAGATGGAGTCTCTGACTTGCCTCTGGAGCTTTATGCTGATGTTGGGATATATATGAAGCCAAAAGTGGCTATGAAGGAAGACCATGTAAAGATTGATAATATAGAGAAGTTGACTGAGGATCCAAAAATGATCATTGATAACAATGCAGCCCATTCTCCTACTTTCCACAGGCTTAGTCATGTAGATAATCTGTTCCCACTATCTCAATGGGATTCTCCTGGAGTTGCCCCAGGACAATATGGTAAAGGAAGTCTGTCTAATAAATCATATATGGGTACCAAAAAAAGATGTAAGAGGGAGAATATGTCCCTTTATGAGAAATCAGGTGCCATCTCTCCTTTGGATAAAGATTTGATTAGAGCTTCTTCATTCTGCGAACCTTCAAATGAAAATCTAGGAGATTGTGCTGAAGAAGCCGCAAAACGATATGTTGAAGGATGTTTGTCTAATAAATCATATCTTGGGGCCAATAAAAGCTCAAAAAGGGAGTATGTGCCCCCAAGTGAGAAATCAGGAGGCATCACTCCTTTGGATAAAGATTTGACTGGAGGATCTTCTGTCCATAAATTTTCAAATGAAAATCACAAGGCATCTTCTGATCAGAAAGATAAAATTACAAATCTAGGGTCTGTTGAAGTGACAGGGCATGATTCCATAGAAGAAAGTAAAAATAAGATTGAAAATGCAAGTGAACAAATGCCTGATATTAAAACAGATGGATCATCATTTGATATGGTTAATTTAATTGAATCTGGCATGAGTAAAGAAATGGATATGAGACCTTACTCTCAATGCCGCGCATTACAAGAAGCAACTG ATGTTTGTATGAATGATGAGTTGGTTTCTCTAGAGGAATCCTGTGAAAATGGGAGAGTACAGAGAAGTGAAATTGCGTGTGAGGAGGATTTTGTGTCTAATTCAG AAATGCAAATCATTCAACAAGTTGACAAGGCAAAGCTTGAGGAGTCCTGTATTATGGTGAATAGAGATGAACTTCATTTTACTCAAAATGGAGGAAAAAGCAAGTCTTACAAG AAGAAGATTCAGGATGTTTTTTCGTCAAGAAAGAAGTTAACAAGGAAGAATGAGCAACTAGCAATATGGCCTGGTGGTGATTCATATCCCAATCAAGAAGAGAGCATCAAGAATTCAATGTCTGGTCTTGACATAAATGATGCCAGAAGATCCCCAACTCCAGATTTCTGTGAATCTGAATGGGAAATTATTTAG
- the LOC110653770 gene encoding uncharacterized protein LOC110653770 isoform X1, giving the protein MIIMDLKGISWVGNVYQKFEAMCLEVEEIMYQDTVKYVENQVQTVGSTVKKFYSDVMQDLLPPSTVDAAKDGVSDLPLELYADVGIYMKPKVAMKEDHVKIDNIEKLTEDPKMIIDNNAAHSPTFHRLSHVDNLFPLSQWDSPGVAPGQYGKGSLSNKSYMGTKKRCKRENMSLYEKSGAISPLDKDLIRASSFCEPSNENLGDCAEEAAKRYVEGCLSNKSYLGANKSSKREYVPPSEKSGGITPLDKDLTGGSSVHKFSNENHKASSDQKDKITNLGSVEVTGHDSIEESKNKIENASEQMPDIKTDGSSFDMVNLIESGMSKEMDMRPYSQCRALQEATAADVCMNDELVSLEESCENGRVQRSEIACEEDFVSNSEMQIIQQVDKAKLEESCIMVNRDELHFTQNGGKSKSYKKKIQDVFSSRKKLTRKNEQLAIWPGGDSYPNQEESIKNSMSGLDINDARRSPTPDFCESEWEII; this is encoded by the exons ATGATCATTATGGATCTGAAGGGTATATCATGGGTTGGTAACGTCTACCAGAAGTTTGAAGCTATGTGCTTGGAGGTTGAAGAAATTATGTACCAG GACACAGTTAAATATGTTGAAAATCAGGTGCAGACAGTTGGTTCTACAGTGAAAAAATTCTATTCAGATGTAATGCAAGATTTGCTTCCTCCATCTACTGTGGACGCTGCCAAAGATGGAGTCTCTGACTTGCCTCTGGAGCTTTATGCTGATGTTGGGATATATATGAAGCCAAAAGTGGCTATGAAGGAAGACCATGTAAAGATTGATAATATAGAGAAGTTGACTGAGGATCCAAAAATGATCATTGATAACAATGCAGCCCATTCTCCTACTTTCCACAGGCTTAGTCATGTAGATAATCTGTTCCCACTATCTCAATGGGATTCTCCTGGAGTTGCCCCAGGACAATATGGTAAAGGAAGTCTGTCTAATAAATCATATATGGGTACCAAAAAAAGATGTAAGAGGGAGAATATGTCCCTTTATGAGAAATCAGGTGCCATCTCTCCTTTGGATAAAGATTTGATTAGAGCTTCTTCATTCTGCGAACCTTCAAATGAAAATCTAGGAGATTGTGCTGAAGAAGCCGCAAAACGATATGTTGAAGGATGTTTGTCTAATAAATCATATCTTGGGGCCAATAAAAGCTCAAAAAGGGAGTATGTGCCCCCAAGTGAGAAATCAGGAGGCATCACTCCTTTGGATAAAGATTTGACTGGAGGATCTTCTGTCCATAAATTTTCAAATGAAAATCACAAGGCATCTTCTGATCAGAAAGATAAAATTACAAATCTAGGGTCTGTTGAAGTGACAGGGCATGATTCCATAGAAGAAAGTAAAAATAAGATTGAAAATGCAAGTGAACAAATGCCTGATATTAAAACAGATGGATCATCATTTGATATGGTTAATTTAATTGAATCTGGCATGAGTAAAGAAATGGATATGAGACCTTACTCTCAATGCCGCGCATTACAAGAAGCAACTG CTGCAGATGTTTGTATGAATGATGAGTTGGTTTCTCTAGAGGAATCCTGTGAAAATGGGAGAGTACAGAGAAGTGAAATTGCGTGTGAGGAGGATTTTGTGTCTAATTCAG AAATGCAAATCATTCAACAAGTTGACAAGGCAAAGCTTGAGGAGTCCTGTATTATGGTGAATAGAGATGAACTTCATTTTACTCAAAATGGAGGAAAAAGCAAGTCTTACAAG AAGAAGATTCAGGATGTTTTTTCGTCAAGAAAGAAGTTAACAAGGAAGAATGAGCAACTAGCAATATGGCCTGGTGGTGATTCATATCCCAATCAAGAAGAGAGCATCAAGAATTCAATGTCTGGTCTTGACATAAATGATGCCAGAAGATCCCCAACTCCAGATTTCTGTGAATCTGAATGGGAAATTATTTAG